The DNA sequence ATTTGATTTATTATCTTCTGTTAAgtttctttgaagggtctttaaacCTATGTAAAACTCTTTTActagataaataaaaaaactataGAACTTGATATTGTCCATTTTCTTAAGAGCTAAGAAGGCAAGTGTTACTCAACTTCGCTCATCTCCTCGAGAGTTATATTTcatgcattgagctggttactagccttcatcTACtatttgctcatacttctgaagtacttgaaatatttgtacttcttgcattgagttagctatagTGATTTGCTTTATTAttaccatcgaacttctagaagaaGTTttgcttgaaaaaaataaaattttgcctCAACATAGAGCAAGTTTCCATTAGTTTTGGTTTGCCTTTagaattgtaccatcttctctatcATTTATATCACATACTCTTATGAGTAGAAAAGGTACAACACAACATATTACCTACTTTGTTCTTTAGTCGAGCACTCCTATATCAACCCGAAGTCTTCTATTTTTGGCTATTTTGATGAGATACCTATTGACATCGATTACAAAATTCACTAGCCTCtactcttttattttttcttggtACTTAAAGTTTAACTCTATATTTTATACCTCTTAGGTCCCTTTCACaactaagcgctctccctccacgaGAGCAATAATCGATGACTCCATAAAAGTCTCGTCTCTATGGTACCATGATACTATcatacccatggccctactatctgtctcCTTACATCTACGTCAATTTCTTTATGATTAGTAAATCCGCATTTATGGTAttatgacactcctccgagtccacctctattttaattgatgcttggttttgggtagttgAGTCTCTTCGGACTTGCTTCCTCACCCTTTTCGGCGACCTACTTTAATACATCTATGTTCTATAAGTAGTTCCTTTTAgttgatggaaagatagactacaatTATCATATATGACCTCAACCATCATATTATAGGACTCATGTCGATTTTTTCTTCTTTACTTAGTAGTAATGTCCACTTACTCGATTTTATcctttaacttgtcaaatttctttaagcgaatatgagctttagaCCAATATAACTCTCTAATTGCTATAATCATACCTCTGTATCATCAACCCCTCATATGAGACTCATTAGTATTTACACTTAGAATTTTTACTAATACTTCTCTCGTGTATATCGTATTTATCTCGAATTGTTCTACcatgatccgttgcaccatgcTGCCTCCtattgacatctctattgcattctaatatttgtgggatgaactcagacTATAATCTCTGCTAGTTACAAGTGTCGTGTAAgctaatcacataagtgatgatACATGTGACACGCTACATAATccgtttgattattattattatgatattttttttattttatattagataataaatatatattgattGATTAATTATAATTCATCGTCAAACAATAATTCCATAATCCTAATCgtgtatctagtctttagacttaACATCAAAGATATCGATTTATAAGTTTGAAAGTTCCAAATTTAGTAAAGACGATTATTgggaacattatatatatatatatatatataaaatatgccAAAATGAAATTAATGCTCATGACTTGTATGGATTTCTTCCTGTAATAAGTCTAAGGTTACGATATGGATTGTGATTGAAAGCAAAAGGGATATCGAGATTTGTCCAAAAACCGTGAGTGATTGGACAAGGGCCGATCGCCAATCATTCGAGGCAAACCAGATAGGTATGGGTGCATCGAATACGGTCTTTAATTCATATCCTCCTTTAATTTACAGTCAATCGTGTACATCTCATCCATCCCCAAGTTGGATAAACCCCCGTTGACTACATacttaaataatatcaaaaaatcaataaataaaagaAGGGGGCTTCATTCTTGCGGCGTAAtgtaatgatgaaaaattatctttgaCTTTTCTGATGCAACCAACCAGCAGCAACTTATAGTCCACGGCAAACAATATTATGTGAATTTTTGTTTcctctttcatttcaaatcattTTTGGGTACATGGCCGGCAAAATGTAGGCATTTTcatatgtttttgttttttggtccTCTAATTATTTTTCGTTCAATATATTATCTGTTACTCTCTAACTGAATTGGATTCGGAGTCAAATGACTAATTTGGATGATCGATAGAGTAACAATCGAGCAATAAAGATTTTGAAAtggataatcatatatatatatatatatatatatatgtatgagagAAAGAATATAACCACAAAGGAAAGCAAATGTCGTGCAGTCGTGAAGGTCTTCTCAAAGCCGTTCATCAGTCTTTGTTTGAATCTCAGCCGTTCATATATCCAGATaaaatgaaatattaaaaatacgAAGGTCGTTTCAAAACCGTTCATCCGCGTTTTTCTAAAAATCTCATCCGTTggtatatttaaataaaaatatatatataaattctttaTAGAATTAAGATTAAGATAAAAATGGGATGAAATGAAAAGATGAAGAAGCTCGCATTCCCACAAACAAATGATAAAAGACCATGGCCAGCTGGGAAACTGGCCATATAAATATCGAAGGAACAGCCGCCTTCCCCTTCCCAACTGAAGCCCTTCGAATCCTCGCCTTCCCTTCCTCCGACGGAGATGATGAGGAGAGCGTGAGTGAGAACCATCAAAGCATGgtgtagagagagaaagagagtgtgGGGGAGGAGTGGAACAACAGCGATGGCGGAGAGGCGGAAGTCAGGGTTGTTCAACGTGTCGGTGCCGACCATCTGCGTCCAGGAGGCGGAGAGGGAGCTGTCGAGGGACGGCAGCCATTACAGTCTGTCGAGTGGCATTCTCCCCTCCCTCGGCGCGAGGAGTAACCGTCGGGTCAAGCTCCGGTCCTTCATCGTGTCCCCTTACGATCGAAGATACAGGTGTTGTTCTCGCTCCTACTGCTTCCCCCAAAGATCGTGAGATATGGAATTAGCTAATAATTTGTTGAAATCGAGatttcttttgcttcttctttgGGAAGATCAAGAAGGAAAAAAGGATGTCTTGACGcacctttttcttttgtttgcaAGTGTGCTCTTCCGTGCCGTTTCCTTTTCGTGGTTGGTAGGTGGTCAGATGTGTGATAAAAGACAAATTTCTCCCCAAATCGATTGGTGTGGATATGGATTTCTTTCGGAGTCATTCGTTCGTTTGCCTTCCTTTTGAGCTTTTCCACACGAACAAGGAAATGGAGTTGTGCTTGTCCGCTTAATCCTTTTGCTTTCTTCTCTGTGAGAAGGAAAAGGGAGCAGTGTGAAACTAGAAATTTTATCTGGGAGCCTTTAGTTTTGTATACATTGCTGATGTTAGAATTGTTTCTTGCAGAGCATGGGAGACTTTCTTGATCATTCTGGTCATCTACTCTGCTTGGGTATCTCCTTTCGAGTTTGGGTTCCTTGAGGATTCAAGGGGCTCTCTTGCCCTGGTAGACAACATCGTCAATGCGTTCTTTGCCATCGATATCATGTTGACCTTCTTCGTGGCCTACCTCGACAAAGCAACCTATCTGCTTGTCGACGATCGTAAGAAAATAGCTTGGAGGTACTTGCACAGTTGGTTTATTCTCGATGTTGCCTCCACAATCCCTTCTGAAATCGCCAGAAAAATGCTGCCTCCTAAGATCCGATCTTATGGATTCTTCAACATGCTACGGCTTTGGCGTCTCCGGAGAGTCAGCGCACTATTTGCTAGGTTTGTCTGTGGTGCTTGATGCCGTGCTTTTAGGCTTCAGTCGGTGGCTTCGTTCTGAAGTAATATAGATTGGCACCTGACTGATGACTGCTTATTTTATTGATTTTACAGGCTAGAAAAAGATAGGAACTTCAACTACTTTTGGGTTCGATGCGCAAAACTTATTTGTGTAAGCAATTTCAGCTTCAAGTGGTGGCTTTTCTGTGCATTTCCTTGTGTAGAACTCTACTGATAGTCATTTCTTTTTTATCTCACAGGTGACGGTATTTGCTATTCATTGTGCTGGGTGCTTCTATTTTCTTCTTGCTGCAAAGCATCATGATCCTAGCCAAACTTGGATTGGTGCTTCCATGCCAGATTTTCATGAGCAAAGCTTGTGGATCCAGTATGTAACGTCAATGTACTGGTCAATCACCACCCTTACGACGGTCGGCTATGGTGACTTGCATGCTGAAAATATTGGGGAGATGATTTTTAACACTTTTTACATGCTCTTTAACCTTGGATTGACAGCCTATTTGATTGGTAATATGACCAATTTGGTTGTTCATGGCACTAGAAGAACTAGAAAATATGTAAGTTCTTTCATGAAAAATTGTGCTGCTCCATAAGCAAGCAAGAAGCTGAATTTGCAGTTGATATTTAATCTGTCTATGTTATTAAGGATGTCTCTTGGATTGCAGAGGGATACTATTCAAGCAGCCACAGGTTTTGCACAGAGAAACCATCTCCCTGAACGGCTGCAAGACCAGATGATCTCACATCTCAGTTTAAAGTTCAGGACTGATTCAGAAGGGCTTCAGCAGCAAGAGACTTTGGATGCTCTTCCAAAAGCAATCCGATCCAGCATTTCTCACTATTTATTTTACTCTCTTGTTCAAAAGGTGTACTTGTTTCAAGGAGTTTCTCAGGACCTGCTGTTTCAACTGGTAATGATTATAAACGTCAGACTTTCCCGGGTTATCTCAGTTTTGCTGCTACATGAATGTTGCTCTCACAGTGGCATCCTTTCGTTGGTTTGTTTGAAGGTCTCCGAGATGAAAGGTGAATACTTTCCTCCAGGGGAAGATGTGATCTTGCAGAATGAAGCACCTACAGATTTTTACATACTAGTGACTGGcactttggtaaagaaatttccttTTTCAGAAGTATTTTACTGTTGAATCTAGGATCACAGACTAAAAAAATGTTCTCTATATATTATGTTTCTAGTAATCCTTCTTAGTTGCCACAATGCTGATACATGGACTTGCTTTGCAGGAGGTAATAAATCACAAGGATGAAAAAGAGGCAAGTTGTTTGATTAACTCCCCTAAAAATATATTTACTTGATTTAGTGATTATAAATAGTATCATTGTATAATCCATGATACTACAGCATTTACATAATAGTTTTCTGAAAATCTTGTGCATATTCTGCAGATTGTTCAGGTCGCAAAAAAAGGTGATGTCCTTGGAGAGATTGGGGTTCTTTGTTACAGACCTCAACTGTTCACAGTGCGAACAAGATCGCTGTGCCAACTATTACGTTTAAACCGAACTGTCTTCCACAGTATCATTCAATCGAACATCGGGGATGGAACAATAATCATCAATAACTTTCTACAGGTTAATATATGATAGTACAATTTATCGGATAGTTATAAAATCACCTTTCATCACTTAAGTGTTGCGTATTTGGTAGTTAATATATAACATTAATATTAAGTATTACTTATTATTACGCACTATTCTGATACAACTTTTCATGGTACAGCATCTCAAGGAGCAGGTAGATGATCCTTTGATGGAAGGACTTCTAAGAGAAACAGAAAGCATGCTGACCCATGGCCGATTGGATTTGCCTCTTACTCTATGTTTCGCAGTTATCAGAGGAGATGATTTGTTGTTACGTCAACTGCTAAAACGCGAATTAGATCCAAATGAGTCAGATAACAATGGACACACAGCACTGGTCTgaatataattattttgacatctcTAATCTTCATTCATTTATATTATCTGAGATAACCAGAGGTTGACTTCATTTCATTCTTTTGTAACATTTAGCATATAGCAGCATCAAAGGGAAATGAGCATTGTGTTCGTCTCTTGCTAGATAAAGGGGCAGATCCCAATCGTAGAGGTATGCTGCAAACTTGTTCTTAAACCTTGCAAGTTATTTGATTCATAGTTCCTCTGCCATGGTATTATACGCATGTAGAATTTCACTTCATCAAAATGGTGTGCCTATCCTTTTAGATACCAGCATCATATTAGTTGCAAAAGTTAACGGCTCGACAAGCTTTAGACTTTTGCATTACAGAATTCTATCATCAAAAGGGTGTCACTATCCGTTTCCCTTTGCAGACTAAACAATCATATTTAACTGTCATATGCATGCAAATTCATACGTCTTCCTCTTTCTAATTATTCGGTTGCTATTTTTAATTAGGCATGATAATGATCTCATGACTTCTCACTggcatcctcattcttgcaatgcTTAGTCATCCTTAATTATGCCTAGAAGATAATTAGATTCGCTGGTAGTGAACTTTTAAACAGACCATCTCATGCTTGCTTGGTTGTCTTCATTCATA is a window from the Musa acuminata AAA Group cultivar baxijiao chromosome BXJ2-1, Cavendish_Baxijiao_AAA, whole genome shotgun sequence genome containing:
- the LOC135599151 gene encoding potassium channel AKT1-like isoform X2 → MLTFFVAYLDKATYLLVDDRKKIAWRYLHSWFILDVASTIPSEIARKMLPPKIRSYGFFNMLRLWRLRRVSALFARLEKDRNFNYFWVRCAKLICVTVFAIHCAGCFYFLLAAKHHDPSQTWIGASMPDFHEQSLWIQYVTSMYWSITTLTTVGYGDLHAENIGEMIFNTFYMLFNLGLTAYLIGNMTNLVVHGTRRTRKYRDTIQAATGFAQRNHLPERLQDQMISHLSLKFRTDSEGLQQQETLDALPKAIRSSISHYLFYSLVQKVYLFQGVSQDLLFQLVSEMKGEYFPPGEDVILQNEAPTDFYILVTGTLEVINHKDEKEIVQVAKKGDVLGEIGVLCYRPQLFTVRTRSLCQLLRLNRTVFHSIIQSNIGDGTIIINNFLQHLKEQVDDPLMEGLLRETESMLTHGRLDLPLTLCFAVIRGDDLLLRQLLKRELDPNESDNNGHTALHIAASKGNEHCVRLLLDKGADPNRRDSEGSVPLWEAILGRHEQVAKVLRENGAQLLSGDMGLFACTAAEQNSLELLEDIIRYGGDVTAAAKRDGNTALHRAVCDGNLLLVEFLLEHRADMDKPDHEGWTPRRLADQQSHDEIKALFEGKKTSDPISGAPLSSELRRLSSEPIVPIVADAIRPPSQDGPPEKSERARRANFHNSLFGIISTANFGRTQGHSGILSSVAGPPRPMLGGSGRGRGNQQRMNLLRVTISCPERGEAADKLVLLPDSLQELLDIGSKKLGFSASKVLTADGAEIDDVKLIRDGDRLVLVGGGSVAATRHD
- the LOC135599151 gene encoding potassium channel AKT1-like isoform X1, whose product is MAERRKSGLFNVSVPTICVQEAERELSRDGSHYSLSSGILPSLGARSNRRVKLRSFIVSPYDRRYRAWETFLIILVIYSAWVSPFEFGFLEDSRGSLALVDNIVNAFFAIDIMLTFFVAYLDKATYLLVDDRKKIAWRYLHSWFILDVASTIPSEIARKMLPPKIRSYGFFNMLRLWRLRRVSALFARLEKDRNFNYFWVRCAKLICVTVFAIHCAGCFYFLLAAKHHDPSQTWIGASMPDFHEQSLWIQYVTSMYWSITTLTTVGYGDLHAENIGEMIFNTFYMLFNLGLTAYLIGNMTNLVVHGTRRTRKYRDTIQAATGFAQRNHLPERLQDQMISHLSLKFRTDSEGLQQQETLDALPKAIRSSISHYLFYSLVQKVYLFQGVSQDLLFQLVSEMKGEYFPPGEDVILQNEAPTDFYILVTGTLEVINHKDEKEIVQVAKKGDVLGEIGVLCYRPQLFTVRTRSLCQLLRLNRTVFHSIIQSNIGDGTIIINNFLQHLKEQVDDPLMEGLLRETESMLTHGRLDLPLTLCFAVIRGDDLLLRQLLKRELDPNESDNNGHTALHIAASKGNEHCVRLLLDKGADPNRRDSEGSVPLWEAILGRHEQVAKVLRENGAQLLSGDMGLFACTAAEQNSLELLEDIIRYGGDVTAAAKRDGNTALHRAVCDGNLLLVEFLLEHRADMDKPDHEGWTPRRLADQQSHDEIKALFEGKKTSDPISGAPLSSELRRLSSEPIVPIVADAIRPPSQDGPPEKSERARRANFHNSLFGIISTANFGRTQGHSGILSSVAGPPRPMLGGSGRGRGNQQRMNLLRVTISCPERGEAADKLVLLPDSLQELLDIGSKKLGFSASKVLTADGAEIDDVKLIRDGDRLVLVGGGSVAATRHD